One Scomber japonicus isolate fScoJap1 chromosome 1, fScoJap1.pri, whole genome shotgun sequence DNA window includes the following coding sequences:
- the tent4b gene encoding terminal nucleotidyltransferase 4B isoform X1, with product MDPRIAWFQPEQRGPANNLWMQIWETTQGLGYLHLNNSYTAGPQTVSSLKATVNGASGAVLTSRNGALDSNTGSGEARTQGMSTSMGDAEITEQRDYIPLETNSNHNNRAAGRGGVGGGGGGQQQQGGGVAVHWRGLTDGHPNKRKRDNKASTFGFNSSLLNSDSGSNTGGYNDYTGTPWKARNYSEGIVGLHEEISDFYEYISPRPEEEKMRLEVVDRIKGVIHDLWPSAEVQVFGSFSTGLYLPTSDIDLVVFGKWETLPLWTLEEALRKRNVADENSIKVLDKATVPIIKLTDSFTEVKVDISFNVKSGVKAALLIKDFKEKYPVLPYLVLVLKQFLLQRDLNEVFTGGIGSYSLFLMAVSFLQLHYRDDVCNPNMNIGVLLIEFFELYGRHFNYLKTGIRIKDGGCYVAKDEVQKNMMDGYRPSMLYIEDPLQPDNDVGRSSYGAMQVKQAFDYAYVVLSHAVSPIAKYYPNNEMESILGRIIRVTQEVDEYREWIRKNWGSQSQNELTLNRNDVTLFESQQLDECNNNVPDDDVVVLPSAPHSKTSSNSSSPSPSLRSSPSSSPLSPSTSSSSSSDADSDGTPCKTAKQQSGRGPSTHREKSAVVTNHRTQSHTTSTPPGNNKGGKARMSRSHQKSGHHAQQSSSNTKSHQSNKPHQQGNSKKRKNVRDTTQEDLCR from the exons ATGGATCCAAGAATTGCCTGGTTTCAACCAGAACAACGCGGACCAGCTAACAACCTGTGGATGCAGATTTGGGAGACGACACAGGGACTCGGTTACTTGCATCTGAATAACAGCTACACCGCCGGACCTCAGACCGTGTCGAGCCTGAAAGCGACCGTGAACGGGGCGTCGGGAGCCGTCCTTACCAGCAGAAACGGAGCACTTGACTCAAACACCGGCAGCGGGGAAGCCAGGACTCAGGGGATGTCGACCTCAATGGGGGACGCAGAAATAACGGAACAGCGGGACTATATACCACTAGAAACCAATAGCAACCACAACAACCGAGCCGCTGGCAGGGGCGGTGTcggcggaggaggaggggggcagcagcagcagggcggCGGGGTCGCTGTGCATTGGAGGGGGCTGACGGACGGACACCCCAacaaaaggaaaagagacaacAAAGCTAGTACTTTCGGATTCAACTCCAGCCTCTTGAACAGTGACAGCGGCTCCAACACAGGAGGCTACAATGATTACACGGGCACGCCATGGAAAGCGAGGAACTACTCTGAAGGAATTGTTGG GTTACATGAAGAGATCAGCGACTTCTACGAGTACATCTCCCCGCGGccggaggaggagaagatgagaCTAGAGGTGGTGGACAGAATTAAAGGCGTCATCCACGACCTATGGCCAAGTGCTGAG GTCCAAGTGTTTGGGAGCTTCAGCACTGGTCTTTATCTGCCAACAAG tGACATTGACTTGGTGGTTTTTGGGAAGTGGGAGACTCTCCCACTCTGGACGCTGGAAGAGGCTCTCCGGAAGAGAAATGTTGCAGATGAGAACTCCATTAAAGTTCTGGACAAGGCAACG GTTCCCATCATCAAACTGACTGATTCCTTCACTGAGGTCAAAGTGGACATCAGCTTCAATGTGAAAAGTGGCGTTAAAGCTGCTCTGCTCATCAAGGATTTCAAAGAG AAATACCCTGTGCTGCCTTACCTGGTGCTGGTGCTGAAGCAGTTCCTACTGCAGAGGGACCTTAATGAGGTTTTCACTGGAGGAATCGGCTCCTACAGTCTCTTCCTCATGGCTGTCAGCTTCCTGCAG CTACACTACAGGGACGATGTCTGCAATCCCAACATGAACATCGGCGTACTGCTCATTGAATTCTTTGAGCTCTACGGTCGCCACTTCAACTACCTGAAAACAGGCATCAGGATAAAAGATGGAGGCTGCTACGTTGCCAAAGATGAAGTTCAGAAGAACATGATGGACGGTTACAGGCCTTCCATGCTCTACATTGAGGACCCACTACAGCCAg ACAATGATGTCGGCCGGAGTTCATACGGTGCCATGCAGGTGAAGCAGGCATTCGACTACGCCTATGTGGTGCTCAGCCACGCTGTGTCACCCATTGCCAAGTACTACCCCAATAATGAGATGGAAAG CATACTGGGCCGAATAATCCGGGTGACTCAGGAAGTGGACGAGTACAGGGAATGGATCAGAAAAAACTGGGGGAGCCAGTCTCAGAACGAGCTGACACTCAACA GAAATGACGTCACACTCTTTGAGTCCCAACAACTCGATGAATGCAACAACAACGTTCCAGATGACGACGTTGTGGTACTACCGTCTGCTCCTCACAGCAAAACCTCCTCcaactcctcctctccatccccGTCACTGCGCTCATCTCCCTCATCTTCCCCGCTGTCGccctccacctcatcctccaGCTCCAGCGATGCG GACTCTGATGGCACGCCGTGTAAGACAGCCAAGCAGCAGTCTGGTCGGGGCCCCAGCACCCACAGAGAAAAGTCTGCAGTCGTCACTAATCACCGGACACAGAGCCACACTACCAGCACTCCACCTGGAAACaacaagggaggaaag GCCAGGATGTCTCGTTCCCACCAAAAGAGCGGCCACCACGCGCAGCAGAGCTCCTCCAATACCAAAAGTCATCAGAGCAACAAGCCACACCAACAGGGCAACAGcaagaagaggaaaaatgtgCGAGACACTACACAAGAAGACCTTTGCAGATAG
- the tent4b gene encoding terminal nucleotidyltransferase 4B isoform X2 translates to MVEHTAALTGRLHEEISDFYEYISPRPEEEKMRLEVVDRIKGVIHDLWPSAEVQVFGSFSTGLYLPTSDIDLVVFGKWETLPLWTLEEALRKRNVADENSIKVLDKATVPIIKLTDSFTEVKVDISFNVKSGVKAALLIKDFKEKYPVLPYLVLVLKQFLLQRDLNEVFTGGIGSYSLFLMAVSFLQLHYRDDVCNPNMNIGVLLIEFFELYGRHFNYLKTGIRIKDGGCYVAKDEVQKNMMDGYRPSMLYIEDPLQPDNDVGRSSYGAMQVKQAFDYAYVVLSHAVSPIAKYYPNNEMESILGRIIRVTQEVDEYREWIRKNWGSQSQNELTLNRNDVTLFESQQLDECNNNVPDDDVVVLPSAPHSKTSSNSSSPSPSLRSSPSSSPLSPSTSSSSSSDADSDGTPCKTAKQQSGRGPSTHREKSAVVTNHRTQSHTTSTPPGNNKGGKARMSRSHQKSGHHAQQSSSNTKSHQSNKPHQQGNSKKRKNVRDTTQEDLCR, encoded by the exons ATGGTTGAACACACAGCTGCGCTTACGGGGAG GTTACATGAAGAGATCAGCGACTTCTACGAGTACATCTCCCCGCGGccggaggaggagaagatgagaCTAGAGGTGGTGGACAGAATTAAAGGCGTCATCCACGACCTATGGCCAAGTGCTGAG GTCCAAGTGTTTGGGAGCTTCAGCACTGGTCTTTATCTGCCAACAAG tGACATTGACTTGGTGGTTTTTGGGAAGTGGGAGACTCTCCCACTCTGGACGCTGGAAGAGGCTCTCCGGAAGAGAAATGTTGCAGATGAGAACTCCATTAAAGTTCTGGACAAGGCAACG GTTCCCATCATCAAACTGACTGATTCCTTCACTGAGGTCAAAGTGGACATCAGCTTCAATGTGAAAAGTGGCGTTAAAGCTGCTCTGCTCATCAAGGATTTCAAAGAG AAATACCCTGTGCTGCCTTACCTGGTGCTGGTGCTGAAGCAGTTCCTACTGCAGAGGGACCTTAATGAGGTTTTCACTGGAGGAATCGGCTCCTACAGTCTCTTCCTCATGGCTGTCAGCTTCCTGCAG CTACACTACAGGGACGATGTCTGCAATCCCAACATGAACATCGGCGTACTGCTCATTGAATTCTTTGAGCTCTACGGTCGCCACTTCAACTACCTGAAAACAGGCATCAGGATAAAAGATGGAGGCTGCTACGTTGCCAAAGATGAAGTTCAGAAGAACATGATGGACGGTTACAGGCCTTCCATGCTCTACATTGAGGACCCACTACAGCCAg ACAATGATGTCGGCCGGAGTTCATACGGTGCCATGCAGGTGAAGCAGGCATTCGACTACGCCTATGTGGTGCTCAGCCACGCTGTGTCACCCATTGCCAAGTACTACCCCAATAATGAGATGGAAAG CATACTGGGCCGAATAATCCGGGTGACTCAGGAAGTGGACGAGTACAGGGAATGGATCAGAAAAAACTGGGGGAGCCAGTCTCAGAACGAGCTGACACTCAACA GAAATGACGTCACACTCTTTGAGTCCCAACAACTCGATGAATGCAACAACAACGTTCCAGATGACGACGTTGTGGTACTACCGTCTGCTCCTCACAGCAAAACCTCCTCcaactcctcctctccatccccGTCACTGCGCTCATCTCCCTCATCTTCCCCGCTGTCGccctccacctcatcctccaGCTCCAGCGATGCG GACTCTGATGGCACGCCGTGTAAGACAGCCAAGCAGCAGTCTGGTCGGGGCCCCAGCACCCACAGAGAAAAGTCTGCAGTCGTCACTAATCACCGGACACAGAGCCACACTACCAGCACTCCACCTGGAAACaacaagggaggaaag GCCAGGATGTCTCGTTCCCACCAAAAGAGCGGCCACCACGCGCAGCAGAGCTCCTCCAATACCAAAAGTCATCAGAGCAACAAGCCACACCAACAGGGCAACAGcaagaagaggaaaaatgtgCGAGACACTACACAAGAAGACCTTTGCAGATAG